GCGTCTTCAGCGTGGGATTGCACCGTCGGGGGTTCTCGAGCTTCTGATACGCCTGATACGAAGTGCGGAGACGGCGGGCCGCCTCTTTCTGGGAGAGCCGAAGGCCAGTCCGGAGTTGCCGGAGGAGGATAGCCGTGCGGACAGGGAGGCTCGGCTCGACCGGAACTGCGCCCCTGAACGTGGAAGGCCGGGGAAGCACGAACCCGCGGTCGAAGATGGACGCCAGATATCCGGAAAGGGCTTCTTCCGCGTTGGCCAGCGCTTCGGCCTTTGTCGTCCCGTACGTCAGGCATCCCGGCAGGTCGGGAAACTCCACCAGGTAGGCGCGGTCGGCCCTGTGATACCGGATCCGCGCGGGATACGCGAGGGGCTTCACGCGAGCCCAGCCTCCTTCATCAGCTTCCGCAGCAGGCCCTCGGGGAGGGCGGTAGGTCAGGGGACGAGCGCGGAGTGAGCCCTCCCCTCCTCGAAAACTCAGCCTCGTCCGCATTATAAGGTAGCCTCTGATGACAGGCTGCGACATCGGCTGCGACGATCTATAATCGTCCCCGCTGATTCTCCGCGTCCGGTGCGGCGCCAGCACGCGACGCACACAAGCTCGGAGCCCGAACCTGCCGGCGCCCGTGCCGGACCGGGCCTCTCGGGCCGATCGGCAGCCGGTGCGGTCTGGTCGAAGGGCTGGGGCCTGAGCGGGATCGACGCGCAGGCTGCGAGCACGCACTGGAGGGAGACGGACAATGCCCGATCTGCTCGAGGCGATCGAGATCGAGACCGGCCCGCAGCCGCGGGCGGCCGTCATCTTGATGCACGGACTCGGCGCCGACGGCCACGATTTCAAGCCCGTGGTCCCACACCTCGGCCTGCCGGAGACCGTGCCTGTCCGCTTCGTCTTCCCGCACGCGCCCTACCGCCCGGTGACGATCAACCGCGGATTCGTCATGCGCGCCTGGTACGACGTCTACGATGTACCCGACGCGGGCGGCGGGCGTCAGGAGGACGCCGAGGGCGTGCGGGGCTCCCAGGCCCAGATCGAGGCCTTGATCGAGCGCGAGCGGGCGCGCGGGATCCCCGCAGGTCGGCTCTTCCTCGCCGGCTTCTCCCAGGGAGGCGCCATGGCCCTGCATACCGGCCTGCGCCATTCCGAACGGCTCGCCGGCATCATCGCGCTCTCGTGTCACCTCCCGCTGGCCGGCACCCTGGCGGCCGAGGCCAGCCCGGCGAATCGGGGCGTGCCCATCTTCATAGCCCACGGCACGGACGACGAGGTCATCCCCCTGACCCGAGCCCGTCACAGCCGCGACCGGCTGCTCGAGCTGGGCTACGGCGTGACGTGGCGCGAGTACCCCATGCCCCATGCGGTCTCGGCCGAGGAGATCCGCGACCTCGCCGCGTGGCTGCGCGAG
This region of Candidatus Rokuibacteriota bacterium genomic DNA includes:
- a CDS encoding type II toxin-antitoxin system HicB family antitoxin → MRTRLSFRGGEGSLRARPLTYRPPRGPAAEADEGGWARVKPLAYPARIRYHRADRAYLVEFPDLPGCLTYGTTKAEALANAEEALSGYLASIFDRGFVLPRPSTFRGAVPVEPSLPVRTAILLRQLRTGLRLSQKEAARRLRTSYQAYQKLENPRRCNPTLKTLERLGRAFKTSLALEVRQKSRRAGKAGHAAYSIS
- a CDS encoding carboxylesterase; translated protein: MPDLLEAIEIETGPQPRAAVILMHGLGADGHDFKPVVPHLGLPETVPVRFVFPHAPYRPVTINRGFVMRAWYDVYDVPDAGGGRQEDAEGVRGSQAQIEALIERERARGIPAGRLFLAGFSQGGAMALHTGLRHSERLAGIIALSCHLPLAGTLAAEASPANRGVPIFIAHGTDDEVIPLTRARHSRDRLLELGYGVTWREYPMPHAVSAEEIRDLAAWLREVLGPRA